One Agrococcus jenensis genomic region harbors:
- the pdhA gene encoding pyruvate dehydrogenase (acetyl-transferring) E1 component subunit alpha — protein MSITVPAPDPALAVGLDCPLRVLDLDGSRLPDALLDPHLTDIDESALTNLYVDMVRVRRLDTEAFALTRQGHLVLWPPLLGQEAAQVGPARALRTEDWVFGSYREHAFALLKGVDLAEFANVWKAYAHGGWDPQEIRMAPAQIIIGAQSLHATGFAMASKLDRSDDVALACFGDGATSEGDVNEALVWASAFQAPVVFLCQNNQYAISEPVRVQSGTPLALRPTGFGIPSMRVDGNDVLAMHAAARIAFERARSGGGPTFIEAVTYRRGPHTTTDDPKRYRDEAELEEWTAKDPIDRVERALERMGANMEAVRAEAKIRADELAKELRAAAEHAVAPHADAMFEHVYDQPTKRIQRQQAERRAFAASIEGNR, from the coding sequence GTGTCGATCACCGTGCCAGCACCTGACCCCGCGCTCGCCGTCGGCCTCGACTGCCCGCTGCGCGTGCTCGACCTCGACGGCTCCCGCTTGCCGGATGCGCTGCTCGATCCGCACCTGACCGACATCGACGAGTCGGCCCTCACGAACCTCTACGTCGACATGGTGCGCGTGCGCCGGCTCGACACCGAGGCGTTCGCCCTCACCCGCCAGGGCCACCTCGTGCTCTGGCCGCCGCTGCTCGGCCAGGAGGCCGCGCAAGTGGGCCCGGCCCGCGCGCTGCGCACCGAGGACTGGGTCTTCGGCTCCTACCGCGAGCACGCGTTCGCCCTGCTCAAGGGCGTCGACCTCGCCGAGTTCGCCAACGTCTGGAAGGCCTACGCGCACGGCGGCTGGGACCCGCAGGAGATCCGGATGGCGCCGGCGCAGATCATCATCGGCGCCCAGAGCCTCCACGCGACCGGCTTCGCGATGGCCTCGAAGCTCGACCGCTCCGACGACGTCGCGCTCGCCTGCTTCGGCGACGGCGCGACGAGCGAGGGCGACGTCAACGAGGCGCTGGTGTGGGCATCCGCGTTCCAGGCGCCGGTCGTCTTCCTCTGCCAGAACAACCAGTACGCGATCTCCGAGCCCGTGCGCGTGCAGTCGGGCACGCCGCTCGCGCTGCGCCCGACCGGCTTCGGCATCCCGTCGATGCGCGTCGACGGCAACGACGTGCTCGCGATGCACGCGGCCGCGCGCATCGCCTTCGAGCGCGCCCGCTCCGGCGGCGGCCCGACCTTCATCGAGGCCGTCACCTACCGCCGCGGCCCGCACACCACGACCGACGACCCCAAGCGCTACCGCGACGAGGCCGAGCTCGAGGAGTGGACCGCGAAGGACCCGATCGACCGCGTCGAGCGCGCGCTCGAGCGGATGGGCGCCAACATGGAGGCCGTCCGCGCCGAGGCGAAGATCCGCGCCGACGAGCTCGCCAAGGAGCTCCGCGCCGCCGCCGAGCACGCCGTCGCGCCGCACGCCGACGCGATGTTCGAGCACGTCTACGACCAGCCGACGAAGCGCATCCAGCGCCAGCAGGCCGAGCGCCGCGCGTTCGCCGCATCCATCGAGGGGAACCGATGA
- a CDS encoding alpha-ketoacid dehydrogenase subunit beta, with product MTTETLTLAKAVNAALADSLEGDDRVLLMGEDIGKLGGVFRVTDGLQARFGEDRVIDAPLAESAIIGTAIGMGYRGFRVVAEIQFDGFIYPAFDQIVAQVAKLHFRSKGRVKVPLTIRVPFGGAIGSVEHHSESPEAYFAHTAGLRVVTASTPQEAYSTLRAAIASDDPVLFFEPKGKYYTKGEVDRSIVRDLDTANIVAAGRDVTVAAYGPTVETALRAAIAAADEGIEIEVIDLRSISPLDVDTVVESVRRTGRLVVAHEAPGEVSVSSELITSVVERAFSSLEAAPERVTGYDTPYPPSAIEHDYLPSLDRILDAVDRTLGRRSSRDELDSASALATAGAAR from the coding sequence ATGACCACCGAGACGCTCACGCTCGCGAAGGCCGTCAACGCCGCGCTCGCCGACTCGCTCGAGGGGGACGACCGCGTGCTGCTCATGGGCGAGGACATCGGCAAGCTCGGCGGCGTCTTCCGCGTCACCGACGGCCTGCAGGCGCGCTTCGGCGAGGACCGCGTGATCGACGCGCCGCTCGCCGAGTCGGCGATCATCGGCACCGCGATCGGCATGGGCTACCGCGGCTTCCGCGTCGTCGCCGAGATCCAGTTCGACGGCTTCATCTACCCCGCCTTCGACCAGATCGTCGCGCAGGTGGCGAAGCTCCACTTCCGCTCGAAGGGCCGCGTCAAGGTGCCCCTCACCATCCGCGTGCCGTTCGGCGGCGCGATCGGCTCGGTCGAGCACCACTCCGAGTCGCCCGAGGCCTACTTCGCGCACACCGCGGGCCTCCGCGTGGTGACCGCGTCGACGCCGCAGGAGGCGTACTCCACGCTGCGCGCCGCGATCGCGAGCGACGACCCGGTGCTCTTCTTCGAGCCGAAGGGCAAGTACTACACGAAGGGCGAGGTCGACCGCTCGATCGTCCGCGACCTCGACACCGCCAACATCGTCGCCGCCGGCCGCGACGTGACCGTCGCCGCCTACGGCCCGACGGTCGAGACGGCGCTCCGCGCCGCGATCGCCGCCGCCGACGAGGGCATCGAGATCGAGGTCATCGACCTGCGCTCGATCTCGCCGCTCGACGTCGACACCGTCGTCGAGTCGGTGCGCCGCACCGGCCGGCTCGTCGTCGCGCACGAGGCGCCCGGCGAGGTCTCGGTCTCGAGCGAGCTCATCACCTCCGTCGTCGAGCGCGCCTTCTCGAGCCTCGAGGCTGCGCCCGAGCGCGTCACCGGCTACGACACGCCCTACCCGCCGTCGGCGATCGAGCACGACTACCTGCCGAGCCTCGACCGCATCCTCGACGCCGTCGACCGCACGCTCGGCCGCCGCAGCTCGCGCGACGAGCTCGACTCGGCATCCGCACTCGCCACGGCAGGAGCCGCCCGATGA
- a CDS encoding dihydrolipoamide acetyltransferase family protein translates to MKTFLLPDLGEGLTESEVVSWRVAEGDTVELNQPLADIETAKAVVELPSPYEGVITKLHAAEGETVAVGAPLIEFDVDGAGGAPAADAPAADEPIAEEPVPSPEAGPVATPDETIEETPAAIEPEAKPEKVSVLVGSITVHGGKPVRAKRTWDVEPFSRTERPAERRANRAMPPVRKLAKERGIDLQSVRPSGADGLVTRADLESHGSASAAPATAAAPASTREKVTGLRKHTAAAMSQSALTVPHAATFHQVDVTETLALARSGDASFLALACRAILLAAKRWPDVTSSFHADTNELERFAHVNLGIAVSTERGLVVASIDEAEAMDALALTAAIKDRATRARDNALSMAELTSSNITVSNVGVFGVDGGIPILNPGESVILAIGAVRKMPWAHDGEIVLRDVCTVTVSFDHRVLDGREAAGFLADVAAVLERPSLALAR, encoded by the coding sequence ATGAAGACGTTCCTGCTGCCCGACCTCGGTGAGGGCCTCACCGAGAGCGAGGTCGTCTCCTGGCGCGTCGCCGAGGGCGACACCGTCGAGCTCAACCAGCCGCTCGCCGACATCGAGACGGCGAAGGCCGTCGTCGAGCTGCCGAGCCCCTACGAGGGCGTCATCACCAAGCTGCACGCCGCAGAGGGCGAGACCGTCGCCGTCGGCGCGCCGCTCATCGAGTTCGACGTCGACGGCGCGGGCGGTGCACCGGCAGCGGATGCGCCGGCGGCTGACGAGCCGATCGCGGAGGAACCAGTGCCGTCGCCCGAGGCCGGCCCGGTCGCGACCCCCGACGAGACGATCGAGGAGACGCCCGCGGCGATCGAGCCGGAGGCGAAGCCCGAGAAGGTCTCGGTGCTCGTCGGCTCGATCACGGTGCACGGCGGCAAGCCCGTGCGCGCCAAGCGCACCTGGGACGTCGAGCCCTTCTCGCGCACCGAGCGACCCGCCGAGCGGCGCGCGAACCGCGCCATGCCGCCCGTGCGGAAGCTCGCGAAGGAGCGCGGCATCGACCTGCAGTCGGTGCGGCCATCGGGCGCCGACGGGCTCGTCACGCGCGCCGACCTCGAGTCGCACGGCAGCGCATCCGCGGCACCGGCCACCGCTGCCGCGCCTGCGTCCACCCGCGAGAAGGTGACGGGGCTCCGCAAGCACACCGCTGCCGCGATGTCGCAGTCGGCGCTGACGGTGCCGCACGCCGCGACCTTCCACCAGGTCGATGTCACCGAGACGCTCGCGCTCGCCCGCTCGGGCGACGCGTCGTTCCTCGCGCTCGCGTGCCGGGCGATCCTGCTCGCCGCGAAGCGCTGGCCCGACGTCACGTCGTCGTTCCACGCCGACACCAACGAGCTCGAGCGCTTCGCGCACGTCAACCTCGGCATCGCCGTCTCGACCGAGCGCGGCCTCGTGGTCGCCTCGATCGACGAGGCGGAGGCCATGGATGCGCTCGCGCTCACCGCTGCGATCAAGGACCGCGCCACGCGCGCCCGCGACAACGCGCTGTCGATGGCCGAGCTCACGTCGTCGAACATCACCGTCTCGAACGTCGGCGTCTTCGGCGTCGACGGCGGCATCCCGATCCTCAACCCTGGGGAGTCGGTCATCCTCGCGATCGGCGCGGTGCGGAAGATGCCGTGGGCCCACGACGGCGAGATCGTGCTGCGCGACGTCTGCACGGTCACCGTCTCGTTCGACCACCGGGTGCTCGACGGGCGCGAGGCGGCCGGCTTCCTCGCCGATGTCGCCGCGGTGCTCGAGCGTCCCAGCCTCGCACTGGCACGGTAG
- a CDS encoding carboxyl transferase domain-containing protein, whose product MHRLPTHVDPGGDAARTNRAAMEALVAELRERLDRVALGGPEASRERHVARGKLLARDRIDALLDPGSPFLEVAPLAAWGVYGKDVDGTGGQDAPSAGVVAGIGLVHGRHVMVIANDATVKGGTYFPLTVKKHLRAQQIARENRLPCIALVDSGGAFLPMQDEVFPDREHFGRIFFNQAQMSALGIPQLAAVMGSSTAGGAYVPAMSDETVIVRDQGTIFLGGPPLVKAATGEVIDAESLGGGVLHAEISGVVDHLADDDEHALEILRDMVEALPDSDRGLPCAVPSSTRSFGVLSATPLAADDDDEIAPAVDPATLYDAIPPDLQTPYDAREIIARIVDRSAFHEFKAGYGETLVTGFAELHGHTVGIIANNGVLFSESAMKGAHFIELCDQRGVPLVFLQNITGFMVGSEAERGGIAKHGAKMVTAVATTRVPKLTVVVGGSFGAGTYSMCGRAYDPRFLWLWPNARVSVMGGPQAASVLSTVKREQIEGAGDEWSAEAQADFERPVREQYETQGNPYYASARLWDDGVIDPADTRRILGMALDVVTAVPLPEPRFGVFRM is encoded by the coding sequence ATGCACCGGCTCCCGACCCACGTCGATCCCGGCGGCGACGCCGCCCGCACGAACCGCGCCGCGATGGAGGCGCTCGTCGCTGAGCTGCGCGAGCGGCTCGACCGCGTCGCGCTCGGCGGACCCGAGGCGTCGCGCGAGCGGCACGTCGCGCGCGGCAAGCTGTTGGCCCGCGACCGCATCGACGCGCTGCTCGACCCGGGCAGCCCGTTCCTCGAGGTCGCGCCGCTCGCGGCGTGGGGCGTCTACGGCAAGGACGTCGATGGCACCGGCGGTCAGGATGCGCCGTCGGCGGGCGTCGTCGCCGGCATCGGCCTCGTGCACGGCCGACACGTGATGGTGATCGCGAACGACGCGACCGTCAAGGGCGGCACCTACTTCCCGCTCACGGTGAAGAAGCACCTGCGCGCGCAGCAGATCGCTCGCGAGAACCGCCTGCCCTGCATCGCGCTCGTCGATTCGGGCGGCGCCTTCCTGCCGATGCAGGACGAGGTCTTCCCCGACCGCGAGCACTTCGGCCGCATCTTCTTCAACCAGGCGCAGATGTCGGCCCTCGGGATCCCGCAGCTCGCGGCCGTCATGGGCTCGTCGACCGCCGGCGGCGCCTACGTGCCGGCGATGAGCGACGAGACGGTGATCGTGCGCGACCAGGGCACGATCTTCCTCGGCGGCCCGCCGCTCGTGAAGGCGGCGACCGGTGAGGTGATCGACGCCGAGTCGCTCGGCGGCGGCGTGCTGCACGCCGAGATCTCGGGCGTCGTCGACCACCTCGCCGACGACGACGAGCACGCGCTCGAGATCCTGCGCGACATGGTCGAGGCGCTGCCCGACAGCGACCGCGGCCTCCCCTGCGCCGTGCCGTCTTCGACGCGGTCGTTCGGGGTGCTCTCGGCCACGCCGCTCGCCGCCGACGACGACGACGAGATCGCGCCTGCCGTCGATCCCGCGACGCTCTACGACGCCATCCCGCCCGACCTGCAGACGCCCTACGACGCCCGCGAGATCATCGCGCGCATCGTGGACCGCAGCGCGTTCCACGAGTTCAAGGCCGGCTACGGCGAGACGCTCGTCACCGGCTTCGCCGAGCTGCACGGGCACACGGTCGGCATCATCGCGAACAACGGCGTGCTCTTCTCGGAGTCGGCGATGAAGGGCGCGCACTTCATCGAGCTGTGCGACCAGCGCGGCGTGCCGCTCGTCTTCCTGCAGAACATCACCGGCTTCATGGTCGGCTCGGAGGCCGAGCGCGGCGGCATCGCCAAGCACGGCGCGAAGATGGTCACCGCGGTGGCGACGACGCGCGTGCCGAAGCTCACGGTCGTCGTCGGCGGCTCGTTCGGCGCCGGCACCTACTCGATGTGCGGCCGCGCCTACGACCCCAGGTTCCTGTGGCTGTGGCCGAACGCGCGTGTGAGCGTCATGGGCGGGCCGCAGGCCGCATCCGTGCTCTCCACCGTCAAGCGCGAGCAGATCGAAGGCGCGGGCGACGAGTGGTCGGCCGAGGCGCAGGCCGACTTCGAGCGCCCGGTGCGCGAGCAGTACGAGACCCAGGGCAACCCCTACTACGCCTCCGCCAGGCTCTGGGACGACGGCGTCATCGACCCCGCAGACACGCGCCGGATCCTCGGGATGGCGCTCGACGTCGTCACCGCGGTGCCGCTGCCCGAGCCGCGCTTCGGCGTGTTCAGGATGTGA
- a CDS encoding acetyl/propionyl/methylcrotonyl-CoA carboxylase subunit alpha: MASQMFDTVLVANRGEIAKRIARTLDELGIRSVAVRAEDDPSPHHLRFSEVVSLGSGPLRDTYLSIEKIIQAARDTGAQAIHPGYGFLSENAAFAQACADAGIVFMGPPASAIETMGDKISARHAVESRGVATVPGIAEPGLDDAALIAGAERVGFPVLIKPAAGGGGKGMYRVDEAAGLPSALAAARREAASSFGDDTLFIERFVTNPRHIEVQVLADAHGNVIHLGERECSLQRRHQKVIEEAPSPLLTEAQRASIGAAAVETARSVGYVGAGTVEFIVAADRPDEPFFMEMNTRLQVEHPVTEMVTGVDLVEQQLRVAAGEPLAIAQDDVHLTGHAIEARIYAEDPAAGFLPTGGTVLDLTWPFDSDGHGGIRVDDGVGVGTEVGSSYDPMIAKVIAHAPTRDAALERLRGALAETSILGVVTNRGFLRALLDEPSVRAGDLDTGFIDREGERIASVRIPSDVLAMAAADPMALLPYVLGAWRPDGWRIGGAVGRRVRLRDGDGLAAVQVLGDRCIVTRADGQVDQVATRRDAPILRTDDGTWVSTQEGDWLVEAPPRIRRGRGPAQPTLASPMPGTVVAAHAADGDSVAEGQAIVSVEAMKMEHVLRAPVAGTVRLHAAVGEQVTRGQELATVTPEEAAA, encoded by the coding sequence ATGGCATCGCAGATGTTCGACACCGTCCTCGTCGCCAACCGCGGCGAGATCGCCAAGCGCATCGCGCGCACGCTCGACGAGCTGGGCATCCGCTCGGTCGCCGTGCGCGCCGAGGACGACCCCTCGCCCCACCACCTGCGGTTCAGCGAGGTCGTCTCGCTCGGCTCCGGTCCGCTTCGCGACACCTATCTGTCGATCGAGAAGATCATCCAGGCGGCGCGCGACACCGGCGCGCAGGCGATCCACCCGGGCTACGGCTTCCTCTCCGAGAACGCCGCGTTCGCGCAGGCCTGCGCGGATGCCGGCATCGTCTTCATGGGACCGCCCGCCTCGGCGATCGAGACGATGGGCGACAAGATCTCCGCCCGCCATGCGGTCGAGTCGCGCGGCGTCGCGACCGTGCCGGGCATCGCGGAGCCTGGACTCGACGACGCGGCACTCATCGCCGGTGCCGAGCGCGTCGGCTTCCCCGTGCTCATCAAGCCCGCTGCCGGCGGCGGCGGCAAGGGCATGTACCGCGTCGACGAGGCCGCCGGCCTGCCGTCGGCGCTCGCCGCCGCCCGGCGCGAGGCCGCGTCGTCGTTCGGCGACGACACGCTCTTCATCGAGCGCTTCGTGACGAACCCGCGCCACATCGAGGTGCAGGTGCTCGCCGACGCGCACGGGAACGTCATCCACCTCGGCGAGCGCGAGTGCTCGCTGCAGCGCCGCCACCAGAAGGTCATCGAGGAGGCGCCGAGCCCGCTCCTCACCGAGGCGCAGCGCGCGTCCATCGGCGCGGCCGCCGTCGAGACGGCCCGCTCCGTCGGCTACGTCGGCGCCGGCACGGTCGAGTTCATCGTCGCGGCCGACCGCCCGGACGAGCCGTTCTTCATGGAGATGAACACGCGCCTGCAGGTCGAGCACCCCGTGACCGAGATGGTCACCGGCGTCGACCTCGTCGAGCAGCAGCTGCGCGTCGCGGCGGGCGAGCCGCTCGCGATCGCGCAGGACGATGTGCACCTCACAGGGCACGCGATCGAGGCGCGCATCTACGCCGAGGATCCGGCGGCAGGCTTCCTGCCGACCGGTGGCACGGTGCTCGACCTCACCTGGCCGTTCGACAGCGACGGGCACGGCGGCATCCGCGTCGACGACGGCGTGGGCGTGGGCACCGAGGTCGGTTCGAGCTACGACCCGATGATCGCGAAGGTGATCGCCCACGCCCCCACGCGGGACGCGGCCCTCGAGCGGCTGCGTGGCGCGCTCGCCGAGACCAGCATCCTCGGGGTCGTCACGAACCGCGGATTCTTGCGCGCGCTGCTCGATGAGCCGAGCGTGCGCGCAGGCGACCTCGACACCGGCTTCATCGACAGGGAGGGCGAGCGGATCGCCTCGGTGCGGATCCCCAGCGACGTGCTGGCGATGGCAGCAGCCGACCCGATGGCCCTGCTGCCCTACGTCCTGGGCGCCTGGCGGCCGGACGGCTGGCGCATCGGCGGAGCGGTCGGGCGACGTGTCCGCCTCCGTGACGGCGACGGGCTGGCCGCGGTGCAGGTGCTCGGCGACCGATGCATCGTCACTCGGGCTGACGGCCAGGTCGACCAGGTCGCGACCCGGCGAGATGCGCCGATCCTGCGGACCGACGATGGCACGTGGGTCAGCACGCAGGAGGGCGACTGGCTCGTCGAGGCGCCCCCGCGCATCCGCCGCGGCCGCGGTCCCGCGCAGCCGACCCTCGCATCCCCGATGCCGGGCACCGTCGTGGCCGCGCACGCCGCTGACGGCGACTCGGTCGCGGAGGGGCAGGCGATCGTGAGCGTCGAGGCCATGAAGATGGAGCACGTGCTGCGCGCACCCGTCGCCGGCACCGTGCGCCTGCACGCCGCCGTCGGTGAGCAGGTGACGCGCGGGCAGGAGCTCGCGACCGTGACCCCCGAGGAGGCAGCGGCATGA
- a CDS encoding MaoC family dehydratase produces MTDETTAAAPATEPAPEPAARRITQRGLWFDELEEGVVYEHRPGRTMTETDNVLFTTLTMNTQPLHLDRAYSATTEFGEPLVNSMHTLATMVGLSVGQLTQGTIVANLGFSEVTFPAPVRHGDTIYCETRVLEKRVSRSRPGQGIATFEHLARNQHGEVVAKAVRQVLMQADPEGAS; encoded by the coding sequence ATGACCGACGAGACGACCGCGGCAGCGCCCGCGACCGAGCCCGCGCCCGAGCCCGCCGCGCGGCGCATCACCCAGCGAGGGCTCTGGTTCGACGAGCTCGAGGAGGGCGTGGTCTACGAGCACCGTCCCGGCCGCACGATGACCGAGACCGACAACGTGCTCTTCACGACGCTGACGATGAACACGCAACCGCTGCACCTCGACCGCGCGTACAGCGCGACGACCGAGTTCGGCGAGCCGCTCGTCAACTCGATGCACACGCTCGCGACCATGGTCGGCCTGTCGGTCGGGCAGCTCACCCAGGGCACGATCGTCGCGAACCTCGGGTTCAGCGAGGTGACGTTCCCGGCGCCGGTGCGCCACGGCGACACGATCTACTGCGAGACGCGCGTGCTCGAGAAGCGCGTGTCCCGGTCGCGGCCGGGCCAGGGCATCGCCACCTTCGAGCACCTCGCGCGCAACCAGCACGGCGAGGTCGTCGCGAAGGCCGTGCGGCAGGTGCTCATGCAGGCCGACCCGGAGGGGGCGTCGTGA
- a CDS encoding HpcH/HpaI aldolase/citrate lyase family protein encodes MLSSKQLGMGPALLFCPGDRPDRFEKAADRADAVILDLEDAVGSDAKAAARDAIVAARLDVDRTIVRVSAATARGFDDDLTAVADSPFRTVMLAKAESVDEVDRVVAALPGVRVVALCETARGVLEAEALAAHPSVVGMMWGAEDLVASLGGTSSRDDAGAYREVAAHARSRILLAAGAFGVTAIDAIRTDIADLDGAHAEAVDAAASGFGAKAAIHPNHVEPYRRAFAPTAAQLDEAQRILAAAETTPGVFSFEGRMVDEPILRHARSVVARGSSAATTTNGSTP; translated from the coding sequence ATGCTCTCCTCGAAGCAGCTGGGCATGGGTCCGGCGCTGCTGTTCTGCCCGGGCGACAGGCCCGACCGCTTCGAGAAGGCGGCCGATCGCGCCGACGCGGTGATCCTCGACCTCGAGGATGCCGTCGGCAGCGACGCGAAGGCCGCCGCCCGCGACGCGATCGTCGCTGCCCGGCTCGACGTCGACCGCACCATCGTCAGGGTGAGCGCCGCCACCGCCCGCGGCTTCGACGACGACCTCACCGCGGTCGCCGACTCTCCGTTCCGCACCGTGATGCTCGCCAAGGCCGAGTCGGTCGACGAGGTCGACCGCGTCGTCGCGGCGCTGCCCGGCGTGCGCGTGGTCGCGCTGTGCGAGACGGCGCGCGGCGTGCTCGAAGCCGAAGCACTCGCCGCCCACCCATCGGTGGTCGGCATGATGTGGGGCGCGGAGGACCTCGTCGCCTCGCTCGGCGGCACGTCGAGCCGCGACGACGCCGGCGCCTACCGCGAGGTCGCCGCCCACGCCCGCAGCCGCATCCTGCTCGCCGCCGGAGCCTTCGGCGTCACCGCGATCGACGCCATCCGGACCGACATCGCCGATCTCGACGGCGCGCACGCCGAGGCGGTGGATGCCGCGGCATCCGGCTTCGGCGCGAAGGCCGCGATCCACCCGAACCACGTCGAGCCCTACCGCCGCGCCTTCGCGCCGACGGCCGCGCAGCTCGACGAGGCGCAGCGCATCCTCGCTGCCGCCGAGACCACGCCAGGCGTCTTCTCCTTCGAGGGACGCATGGTCGACGAACCGATCCTCCGACACGCCAGAAGCGTCGTCGCCCGGGGATCGTCCGCAGCCACCACCACGAATGGGAGCACGCCATGA
- a CDS encoding acyl-CoA dehydrogenase family protein, giving the protein MLSPEHQELARTVRRFADEVVAPASYEYDTARRLPMEIIAQMGKMGLFGLPIPVEYGGQGKDYMSLCVAVEQLGRVDQSIAVTLEAGLGLGAMPIYRFGTEEQKRTYLPALARGEALAAFGLTEAQAGSDAGATQTTAVLEDGWWRIDGTKQYITNSGTPITSVVTVTCVTGRKVGKDGQEKPELSTIIVPTPIDGFTALPAYDKIGWNTSDTHPLVFDNVRVPEGNLLGARGKGFSNFLSVLDEGRVAFAALCVGAAQGCLEQAIERAKTRVVFGRPIGDNQHIAFTIARMRSRVHAARAVMHDAARRIDQGLPFTEQASLAKLIGSEAAVANANDATQIWGGAGFMNENVVARHLRDCRILTLGEGSTEVQLAIIARSLGFEKSFGA; this is encoded by the coding sequence ATGCTGAGCCCCGAGCACCAGGAGCTCGCCCGCACCGTCCGCCGCTTCGCCGACGAGGTCGTCGCGCCCGCGAGCTACGAGTACGACACCGCGCGCCGCCTGCCGATGGAGATCATCGCGCAGATGGGCAAGATGGGCCTGTTCGGCCTGCCGATCCCGGTCGAGTACGGCGGGCAGGGCAAGGACTACATGTCGCTGTGCGTCGCCGTCGAGCAGCTCGGCCGCGTCGACCAGTCGATCGCGGTCACGCTCGAGGCGGGCCTCGGGCTCGGAGCGATGCCGATCTACCGCTTCGGCACCGAGGAGCAGAAGCGCACCTACCTGCCGGCGCTCGCGCGCGGCGAGGCGCTCGCCGCCTTCGGCCTCACCGAGGCGCAGGCCGGCAGCGACGCCGGCGCGACGCAGACGACCGCCGTGCTCGAGGACGGCTGGTGGCGCATCGACGGCACGAAGCAGTACATCACCAACTCCGGCACCCCGATCACCTCCGTGGTGACGGTCACGTGCGTCACCGGCCGCAAGGTGGGCAAGGACGGCCAGGAGAAGCCCGAGCTGTCGACGATCATCGTGCCGACGCCGATCGACGGCTTCACCGCGCTGCCGGCCTACGACAAGATCGGCTGGAACACCTCCGACACGCACCCGCTCGTCTTCGACAACGTGCGCGTGCCCGAGGGCAACCTGCTCGGCGCGCGGGGCAAGGGCTTCTCGAACTTCTTGTCGGTGCTCGACGAGGGCCGCGTCGCGTTCGCGGCGCTGTGCGTCGGCGCCGCGCAGGGCTGCCTCGAGCAGGCGATCGAGCGGGCGAAGACGCGCGTCGTCTTCGGCCGGCCGATCGGCGACAACCAGCACATCGCGTTCACGATCGCGCGGATGCGCTCGCGCGTCCACGCGGCGCGTGCGGTCATGCACGACGCGGCTCGCCGCATCGACCAGGGCCTGCCCTTCACCGAGCAGGCGTCGCTCGCCAAGCTCATCGGCTCCGAGGCGGCGGTCGCGAACGCGAACGACGCGACGCAGATCTGGGGCGGCGCGGGCTTCATGAACGAGAACGTGGTGGCCAGGCACCTGCGCGACTGCCGCATCCTCACCCTCGGCGAGGGCTCGACCGAGGTGCAGCTCGCGATCATCGCCCGCTCGCTCGGCTTCGAGAAGTCGTTCGGCGCCTGA